AGCCGCGGCGGGATCGTCCTCGGCGTCGAGCCGGACGCGGGGTACGAGCGGGACTTCGAGGACTTCGTCCCCGGCGCGACGCTCGTGCTCTACTCCGACGGGATCACCGAGGCGGAGACGAAGCGCGGCGGCTTCTTCGGCCTGGAGGCGCTGGAGCGGCTGCTGC
This sequence is a window from bacterium. Protein-coding genes within it:
- a CDS encoding serine/threonine-protein phosphatase, whose translation is SRGGIVLGVEPDAGYERDFEDFVPGATLVLYSDGITEAETKRGGFFGLEALERLLRKHHDASAEGLVDIVFDALERRCVSPRQDDQTLLVVKREPR